A window from Onychostoma macrolepis isolate SWU-2019 chromosome 07, ASM1243209v1, whole genome shotgun sequence encodes these proteins:
- the LOC131544664 gene encoding LOW QUALITY PROTEIN: peripheral plasma membrane protein CASK-like (The sequence of the model RefSeq protein was modified relative to this genomic sequence to represent the inferred CDS: inserted 1 base in 1 codon), whose product MGNTQYTQSAIKYPGYTSVSEDEQMILVKNEGGDHFVIKKFNNGQENDLNLLVQLSHPHIIHHKEVLTDPDCLYLVLEHCEGGDLAQKIKHKIQAVDIFSENEILDWTVMICMALKYLHDQQILHXNLQPKSLFFTACGTIRLGEFGEINEWSTDAHATGTEALAYVAPENLSGKPYDQKTEIWRLGCVIYELCKLKCAFTARNPVEIVSRILNCSYEALPNTFSADLRQLVKDTLQKDQEKRPSVNEILMRPFIIKHLHKMSIQTVDELYKTLDVLRNLAEDLETVHFNTTVSSLTGGVVGLAGGITSVVGLILAPFTLGASLIVTGVGIGTAVAGGITAGVSNITNMVNQHTNRQKIKMIITGFQEKITSIICCIQNISTAVETLENEFSASNESLSNAQSGMSVGARLGRGLGGIPELLRLTQVINVGKIAAQAARAVRVAETVTGVLSALFIAVDIFFVFLDSKEIHNIRRDYVLKSSQPEPTSNQTIRSNDQTSNNSDTTNLLPSNTQQAEELKSETMKFVKKIKDTTEELQMILDMLRDSLSPNSETPNTDN is encoded by the exons ATGGGcaacacacagtacacacagtcTGCTATAAAATATCCAGGCTACACATCAGTGAGTGAAGACGAGCAGATGATCCTGGTGAAAAATGAAGGCGGTgatcattttgtcattaaaaagtTCAACAATGGACAG GAAAATGATTTAAACCTTCTCGTACAACTCAGTCATCCACacatcatccatcacaaggaagTCCTCACAG ATCCTGACTGCTTGTATCTTGTACTGGAGCACTGTGAGGGTGGAGATCTCGCTCAGAAAATCAAACACAAAATACAGGCAGTAGATATATTTTCTGAGAATGAG aTTCTGGACTGGACTGTGATGATTTGCATGGCATTAAAGTACCTGCATGATCAACAGATTCTAC AAAACCTGCAGCCAAAG agcCTATTTTTCACTGCATGTGGAACCATTCGTCTTGGGGAGTTTGGAGAGATTAATGAATG GTCCACTGATGCACACGCAACAGGAACTGAAGCTCTTGCATATGTTGCACCTGAGAATTTGAGTGGCAAACCTTATGATCAGAAGAC TGAAATTTGGAGGTTGGGATGTGTCATCTATGAGCTGTGCAAGCTGAAGTGtgca TTCACAGCAAGAAATCCAGTTGAGATTGTTAGCAGGATACTCAACTGCTCCTATGAAGCTCTTCCCAACACCTTTTCTGCGGACCTTCGTCAGCTTGTGAAAGATACACTTCAGAAGGATCAAGAGAAACGGCCGTCTGTCAATGAGATCTTGATGAGGCCTTTTATCATTAAACACCTTCATAAAATG aGCATACAAACTGTCGATGAGCTTTATAAGACTCTAGATGTACTGAGAAACCTGGCAGAAGATTTGGAGACGGTCCACTTCAACACAACCGTCAGCAGCCTCACAGGAGGTGTTGTGGGATTGGCTGGAGGAATCACATCTGTGGTGGGACTTATCCTGGCTCCCTTCACTCTCGGGGCGTCTCTGATAGTAACAGGAGTGGGAATCGGTACGGCAGTAGCTGGTGGAATAACAGCTGGTGTCAGCAACATAACAAACATGGTTAACCAGCATACCAACAGACAAAAGATTAAAATGATCATAACAGGGTTCCAGGAAAAAATTACCTCCATTATATGCTGCATCCAAAACATCTCAACAGCAGTGGAAACTCTAGAAAATGAGTTTTCAGCAAGCAATGAATCACTTTCCAATGCACAATCTGGGATGAGTGTTGGAGCTCGACTTGGACGAGGACTGGGAGGAATCCCGGAGCTTCTCCGTTTAACTCAAGTCATAAATGTAGGGAAAATCGCAGCTCAGGCTGCAAGAGCAGTTCGTGTGGCCGAGACGGTTACAGGGGTTTTATCTGCACTTTTCATAGCTGTTGACATCTTCTTTGTCTTTCTCGACTCGAAAGAAATCCACAACATCCGCAGAGATTACGTTTTAAAATCGAGTCAACCAGAACCCACCAGCAACCAAACGATAAGGTCGAATGACCAGACATCAAACAACAGCGACACCACAAACCTGCTGCCTTCAAACACTCAACAGGCAGAAGAGCTGAAGTCTGAGACCATGAAAtttgtgaagaaaataaaagacaCTACAGAGGAGCTTCAGATGATTCTGGATATGTTACGAGACTCACTGAGCCCAAACTCTGAGACGCCAAACACAGATAACTGA